In the Quercus lobata isolate SW786 chromosome 5, ValleyOak3.0 Primary Assembly, whole genome shotgun sequence genome, one interval contains:
- the LOC115989004 gene encoding pentatricopeptide repeat-containing protein At4g21170, whose product MLLHRSHPLLLKPFSTSTTALTWRTQIKQNQLASQISSILLQRHNWVPLLQDLNLSRLTPSLFLQILHRTQSNPQISLSFFNWAKSNVGFQPDLNSHCQLIQLSLSSGLVPPVKTLLDSLIQSHPASVLLQCLIRVCRGRDSQSKVLSFVLEWYSQKGLFVEGLEVFREMKVHGFTPSVCTCNALLDALLRKNEIKLAWCCYGAIIRCGVLLDRSMWSLVAQILCKNGKFETVFRLLDLGIYNSVIYNLVIDCYGKSGDFGAAFATLNQMCERKIDPGFSTYSSILDGACKYENAEVIEKIMSIMVEKELLPKTPLSEYDLIVQKFSDLGKTFAAEMFYKRACAEKIGLQDATYGCMLRALSKEERVKEAILVYRLVSERGITVNDKSYQAFLNVLCMEDQLEEGCELLRDVIRKGCTTCSMELSKFVASQCSKGRWKEAEELVDVIFDKGLLLDSSCCCLLVRHYCSSRRIDSAIALHIKMERLNVSLDIATYNVLLNRLFRARRIEEAVRVFDHMRGKNLVSSESFTIVIRGLCRIKELRKAMKFHDEMLNMGLKPAQATYKRLISGFK is encoded by the coding sequence ATGCTTCTTCACAGATCTCACCCTCTCCTCCTCAAACCATTTTCGACTTCAACAACTGCTCTCACTTGGAgaacccaaatcaaacaaaaccagCTTGCCTCCCAAATCTCATCCATTCTCTTACAAAGGCACAACTGGGTCCCTCTTCTCCAAGACCTCAATCTCTCCAGACTAACCCCATCACTCTTCCTCCAAATCCTCCACAGAACTCAGAGCAACCCTCAAATCTCTCTCAGCTTCTTCAATTGGGCCAAATCAAATGTTGGGTTTCAACCAGACCTCAACTCTCACTGCCAGCTCATCCAACTATCGCTCAGCTCGGGTCTTGTCCCACCCGTGAAGACCCTCTTGGATTCTCTGATTCAGTCCCACCCTGCATCAGTGCTTTTACAGTGTCTTATTCGAGTTTGTAGAGGTAGAGATTCTCAGTCTAAAGTGTTAAGCTTTGTTCTTGAATGGTATTCTCAAAAGGGTTTGTTTGTTGAGGGGTTAGAAGTGTTTAGGGAAATGAAAGTTCATGGCTTTACACCTTCAGTTTGTACCTGCAATGCACTGCTTGATGCTTTATTGCGAAAAAATGAGATTAAACTTGCTTGGTGTTGTTATGGTGCTATAATTCGTTGTGGGGTTTTGCTGGACCGGTCTATGTGGTCACTGGTTGCTCAGATTTTGTGTAAAAATGGGAAATTTGAGACAGTTTTTAGATTGTTAGATTTGGGTATTTATAATTCTGTTATTTATAATCTTGTTATTGATTGTTATGGTAAAAGTGGGGATTTTGGAGCTGCGTTTGCTACCTTGAATCAGATGTGTGAAAGAAAAATTGATCCAGGTTTTAGTACTTATAGCTCAATTCTTGATGGGGCGTGTAAATATGAGAATGCTGAAGTCATTGAGAAGATAATGAGCATTATGGTGGAGAAGGAGCTGCTTCCAAAGACTCCTTTATCGGAATATGATTTAATAGTTCAGAAGTTTAGTGACTTGGGCAAGACTTTTGCAGCAGAGATGTTCTATAAGAGAGCTTGTGCTGAGAAGATTGGATTACAGGATGCTACTTATGGGTGTATGTTAAGGGCATTGTCTAAGGAAGAGAGAGTAAAGGAGGCAATTTTGGTATATCGTTTGGTATCAGAAAGGGGTATTACGGTGAATGATAAGAGTTATCAGGCCTTTTTAAATGTTCTTTGTATGGAAGATCAGTTGGAGGAAGGTTGTGAATTGTTAAGGGATGTCATAAGAAAAGGGTGTACTACTTGTTCAATGGAATTGTCTAAATTTGTAGCATCACAATGTAGTAAAGGTAGGTGGAAAGAGGCAGAGGAATTGGTGGATGTAATTTTTGATAAAGGGTTATTACTGGATTCTTCTTGTTGTTGCTTGTTGGTGAGGCATTACTGCTCCAGCAGACGAATTGATTCAGCTATTGCATTGCATATTAAGATGGAAAGATTGAATGTGAGTTTGGATATAGCAACTTATAATGTGCTTCTCAATAGACTTTTCAGAGCAAGGAGGATTGAAGAAGCAGTCAGGGTATTTGATCACATGAGAGGGAAGAATTTGGTGAGCAGTGAAAGTTTTACGATTGTGATTCGTGGGCTTTGTCGCATAAAGGAACTCAGAAAAGCTATGAAATTTCATGATGAAATGTTGAACATGGGGCTTAAACCTGCTCAAGCAACGTACAAGCGTTTGATATCGGGGTTTAAGTAA
- the LOC115991122 gene encoding pentatricopeptide repeat-containing protein At4g21170-like — MYYKRAWAEKIGLPDATYGCMLRALTKEEGVKEAISVYRLVSERGITVNEKSYQVFSNAYCMEDQLEVGCELLRDLIRKRFSTCSLELSKFVASQCSKGRWKEAEELVDVIFDKGLLLDSSCCCPLVRRYCSSRRIDSVITLHIKMERLNVSLDIATYNMILNRLFGARRIEEAIRVFDHMRGKNLVSSESFMIVIRGLCRVKELRKAMKFHDEM; from the coding sequence ATGTACTATAAGAGAGCTTGGGCTGAGAAGATTGGATTACCGGATGCTACTTATGGATGTATGTTAAGGGCATTGACTAAGGAAGAGGGAGTGAAGGAGGCAATTTCGGTATATCGTTTGGTCTCAGAAAGGGGTATTACAGTGAATGAAAAGAGTTATCAGGTCTTTTCAAATGCTTATTGTATGGAAGATCAGTTGGAGGTAGGTTGTGAATTGTTAAGGGATCTCATAAGAAAAAGGTTTAGTACTTGTTCATTGGAATTGTCTAAATTTGTAGCATCACAATGTAGTAAAGGTAGGTGGAAAGAGGCAGAGGAATTGGTGGATGTAATTTTTGATAAAGGGTTATTACTGGATTCTTCTTGTTGTTGCCCTTTGGTAAGGCGTTACTGCTCCAGCAGACGAATTGATTCAGTTATTACATTGCATATTAAGATGGAAAGATTGAATGTGAGTTTGGATATAGCAACTTATAATATGATTCTCAATAGACTTTTTGGAGCAAGGAGGATTGAAGAAGCAATCAGGGTATTTGATCACATGAGAGGGAAGAATTTGGTGAGCAGTGAAAGTTTTATGATTGTGATTCGTGGGCTTTGTCGAGTAAAGGAACTCAGAAAAGCTATGAAATTTCATGATGAAATGTAG
- the LOC115991123 gene encoding G-type lectin S-receptor-like serine/threonine-protein kinase At1g11330, which yields MSILLVLLCCFCLDSGSATDTITSFQPIRDSDYIISNGGAFKLGFFSPVNSTKRYLGIWYNKKSVLPAQWVANREKPLKDSSGVLTISEDGNLVILDGQKEILWSSNVTNSVANSSAQLLDSGNLILRESTTGTIVWESFQHPSDTLLQRMKFSTNVRTGEKVQFSSWRNPSDPSIGSFSSGIQPQTPSLVQIFIWKDGSPFWRIGPWNSRSTIGIPEMNSIYRDGFCLTEDQDGTYYFSCSYVSNSLFHYVMTTEGDILARYWDFEKDDWGILWNAVKSKCDVYGMCVAFGSCNSQSSPICSCLPGSEPKNTKEWSRGNWTSGCVRRTPSSQCAVVNSSIEAIKMDGFLKLKTMKVPDFADSLPVHENFGDLSSTNNEDYCRQQCLENCSCIAYAYGSGTGCMSWTKSLIDIQIFSSSRVDLYIRDAYSELDKVGDVKKVVTISMIIGAIFISICTFLLWRWMAKQKDPHKEKLLDWRKRFNIIEGIGQGLLYHHWDSRLRIIHRDLKAGNILFDKELNPKILDFGMAMIFRSSIYAYGFSDSLIFPA from the exons ATGTCAATTCTTCTAGTTTTGCTATGTTGCTTTTGTTTAGATTCTGGCTCTGCCACAGACACCATTACATCTTTTCAACCCATCAGAGACTCTGACTACATAATCTCCAATGGGGGTGCTTTCAAACTGGGATTCTTCAGCCCTGTAAATTCTACCAAACGCTACCTCGGAATATGGTATAATAAAAAGTCTGTTCTACCTGCCCAATGGGTAGCTAACAGAGAGAAACCCCTCAAGGATTCTTCTGGGGTTCTTACCATATCTGAGGACGGAAATCTTGTAATATTAGATGGACAAAAGGAGATTCTTTGGTCATCAAATGTTACAAACTCTGTTGCCAATTCAAGTGCCCAGCTTTTAGATTCGGGGAACTTAATCTTGCGAGAAAGCACTACAGGGACAATCGTATGGGAGAGTTTCCAACATCCTTCTGATACACTCTTGCAAAGGATGAAATTTAGTACTAATGTAAGAACAGGTGAGAAAGTGCAATTTTCATCATGGAGAAACCCTTCTGATCCATCCATTGGAAGCTTCTCCTCTGGTATTCAACCGCAAACTCCAAGTCTTGTTCAAATATTCATTTGGAAAGATGGTAGCCCATTTTGGCGCATTGGCCCGTGGAACTCCAGGAGCACTATTGGAATACCAGAAATGAATTCTATATATCGTGACGGATTTTGTCTCACAGAGGATCAAGATGGAACATATTATTTCAGTTGTTCTTATGTGAGCAATTCTTTGTTTCATTATGTCATGACTACAGAAGGAGATATACTGGCAAGATATTGGGATTTTGAGAAGGACGATTGGGGGATCTTGTGGAATGCTGTGAAGAGTAAGTGTGATGTTTATGGTATGTGTGTGGCATTTGGAAGCTGTAATTCACAAAGTTCGCCAATTTGCAGCTGTTTACCTGGGTCTGAACCAAAGAACACAAAAGAATGGAGCAGAGGAAATTGGACTAGTGGATGTGTGAGGAGGACACCGTCGTCACAGTGTGCGGTGGTGAACAGTAGCATTGAAGCCATCAAAATGGATGGGTTTTTGAAACTGAAGACGATGAAGGTGCCAGACTTTGCAGATTCATTACCTGTTCatgaaaattttggagattTATCATCTACTAATAATGAAGATTATTGCAGACAACAGTGTTTAGAGAATTGTTCTTGTATAGCTTATGCATATGGTAGTGGCACTGGTTGTATGTCATGGACTAAAAGCTTAATTGACATACAGATATTTTCTAGCAGCAGAGTTGATCTTTACATTCGTGATGCCTATTCAGAACTTG ATAAAGTGGGAGatgtgaaaaaagttgtcacAATCAGCATGATCATAGGAGCAATTTTCATTTCCATCTGCACTTTTTTACTGTGGAGGTGGATGGCAAAACAAAAAG ATCCACACAAAGAAAAATTGCTAGATTGGAGAAAACGGTTCAACATTATTGAAGGAATTGGTCAAGGTCTACTCTACCATCATTGGGATTCCAGATTAAGGATTATTCATAGGGATTTAAAGGCGGGTAACATCTTATTTGATAAAGAgctaaatccaaaaatattagaTTTTGGAATGGCCATGATTTTTAGAA GCTCTATTTATGCTTATGGATTCTCAGATTCATTGATATTTCCAGCATGA